In Saccharothrix syringae, the following are encoded in one genomic region:
- a CDS encoding cytochrome P450, which yields MSSTVKKASLLFLGRNVVRLQALLGDPGARLFGLDPTRDPYPEFERLRRRGVLVRSRLGLYLTTSHELCSSLLRDPRFGTLPASALSVVDPVVRVDGRKLVNPVDESFLVLNPPDHTRLRRLVAPWFTPRGLRAQADTVERVVERYLDEAAGRPSFDLVRDFAARVPIQVIADLLGVPGADHASFARWGRALVNALDGVRDMGEVRALRTSLREFEAFLDDLIEHRRRVPGEGDVVSALVAQEDLSREDLIATTELLLVAGFETTVNLIGNAVLAVLGDPEVRAGLLDDPACAEAVVEETLRHDPPVQYTVRVPFETTEVAGTRLPKGTPVMMVIAAANRDPAVFADPHRFLPGRPDGREHLAFSSGIHYCLGAGLARMEAAAALRGLFGRFPDLRAAGRVTRRPSRVIRGAARFPVTTGETKRHTIVETIS from the coding sequence ATGTCGTCCACGGTGAAGAAAGCGAGCCTGCTGTTCCTCGGGCGCAACGTGGTCCGCCTGCAGGCCCTCCTCGGCGACCCGGGCGCCCGGCTGTTCGGCCTGGACCCCACCCGCGACCCGTACCCGGAGTTCGAGCGGCTGCGCCGGCGCGGCGTGCTGGTGCGCAGCCGGCTGGGGCTCTACCTGACCACGTCGCACGAGCTGTGCTCGTCGCTGCTGCGCGACCCGCGCTTCGGCACGCTGCCCGCGAGCGCGCTGTCCGTGGTGGACCCCGTGGTCCGGGTGGACGGGCGGAAGCTGGTCAACCCGGTCGACGAGTCGTTCCTGGTGCTCAACCCGCCGGACCACACCCGCCTGCGCAGGCTGGTCGCGCCCTGGTTCACCCCGCGCGGGCTGCGGGCGCAGGCGGACACCGTGGAGCGGGTGGTCGAGCGGTACCTGGACGAGGCGGCCGGGCGGCCGTCGTTCGACCTGGTGCGCGACTTCGCCGCCCGGGTGCCGATCCAGGTGATCGCGGACCTGCTGGGCGTGCCCGGCGCCGACCACGCCTCGTTCGCGCGGTGGGGGCGGGCGCTGGTCAACGCGCTGGACGGGGTGCGCGACATGGGCGAGGTGCGGGCGCTGCGCACGAGCCTGCGCGAGTTCGAGGCGTTCCTGGACGATCTGATCGAGCACCGGCGGCGCGTGCCGGGCGAGGGTGACGTCGTCTCGGCGCTGGTGGCGCAGGAGGACCTGAGCCGGGAGGACCTGATCGCCACCACGGAACTGCTGCTGGTGGCCGGTTTCGAGACGACGGTCAACCTGATCGGCAACGCCGTGCTCGCCGTGCTGGGCGACCCGGAGGTGCGCGCCGGGCTGCTGGACGACCCGGCGTGCGCGGAGGCCGTGGTGGAGGAGACCCTGCGCCACGACCCGCCGGTGCAGTACACGGTGCGGGTCCCGTTCGAGACGACCGAGGTGGCCGGCACCCGGCTGCCGAAGGGCACCCCGGTGATGATGGTCATCGCGGCGGCCAACCGCGATCCGGCCGTGTTCGCCGACCCGCACCGGTTCCTGCCCGGCCGGCCGGACGGCCGCGAGCACCTGGCGTTCTCGTCGGGCATCCACTACTGCCTGGGCGCCGGCCTGGCCCGGATGGAGGCCGCCGCCGCCCTGCGCGGCCTGTTCGGGCGCTTCCCCGACCTGCGCGCGGCCGGGCGCGTGACCCGCCGCCCGTCGCGGGTGATCCGGGGCGCGGCGCGGTTCCCGGTAACGACTGGGGAAACAAAACGACACACGATCGTGGAAACCATCAGCTAG